In Streptococcus parasuis, the following proteins share a genomic window:
- a CDS encoding helix-turn-helix transcriptional regulator: MNRVKDYRLLQGISQLDLAKAIGVSRQTINMIENNKYNPSLDLCINLAKALQTDLNSLFWNE; the protein is encoded by the coding sequence ATGAACCGAGTCAAAGACTACCGACTATTGCAAGGTATTTCCCAGCTAGATTTGGCCAAGGCCATCGGCGTATCCAGGCAAACCATCAACATGATTGAAAACAACAAATACAACCCTTCGCTAGACCTCTGCATCAACCTAGCCAAAGCTTTACAAACCGATCTCAATAGTCTCTTTTGGAATGAATAG
- the rsmH gene encoding 16S rRNA (cytosine(1402)-N(4))-methyltransferase RsmH: protein MTKEFNHTTVLLHETVDMLDIKPNGIYVDATLGGAGHSEYLLSQLTDGGHLYAFDQDQTAIDHAHIRLASYIEKGQVTFIKDNFRHLKVRLAELGVTEIDGICYDLGVSSPQLDERERGFSYKQDAPLDMRMNREGQLTAYDVVNTYDYHELVKIFFKYGEDKFSKQIARKIEQARAIKPIETTTELAELIKSAKPAKELKKKGHPAKQIFQAIRIEVNDELGAADESIQQAIDLLALDGRISVITFHSLEDRLTKQLFKEASTIDVPKGLPFIPDDLKAPLELVNRKPILPSQEELEANNRAHSAKLRVAKKVHK from the coding sequence ATGACCAAGGAATTTAATCACACAACTGTCCTCTTACATGAGACAGTGGATATGTTAGACATCAAACCAAATGGAATTTATGTGGATGCAACGCTGGGCGGGGCTGGTCACAGTGAGTACTTGTTGAGTCAGTTGACGGATGGAGGGCATCTCTATGCCTTTGATCAGGATCAGACAGCTATTGATCATGCTCACATTCGCTTAGCATCCTATATTGAAAAAGGACAAGTTACGTTTATTAAGGATAATTTCCGTCATCTCAAAGTGCGCTTGGCAGAACTAGGTGTAACAGAGATTGATGGAATTTGTTATGATTTGGGGGTTTCGAGTCCTCAACTTGATGAAAGAGAGCGTGGTTTTTCCTATAAGCAAGATGCTCCGCTTGACATGCGCATGAATCGTGAGGGACAGTTGACTGCCTATGATGTGGTCAATACATATGACTATCATGAGTTGGTCAAAATCTTCTTCAAGTATGGAGAAGATAAGTTTTCCAAACAAATTGCTCGTAAAATTGAGCAAGCGCGTGCAATAAAACCAATCGAAACAACGACAGAGTTGGCTGAATTAATCAAATCAGCTAAGCCTGCGAAAGAGCTAAAGAAAAAGGGGCACCCTGCCAAGCAGATTTTCCAAGCTATTCGGATTGAGGTCAACGATGAGTTGGGAGCGGCAGACGAATCTATCCAGCAGGCCATTGACTTATTGGCTCTGGATGGACGGATTTCGGTTATTACTTTCCATTCTTTAGAAGATAGGTTGACCAAACAACTCTTCAAAGAAGCAAGTACGATTGATGTTCCAAAAGGTTTGCCATTTATTCCAGATGACTTGAAGGCGCCACTTGAATTGGTCAATCGTAAGCCTATCTTACCGAGTCAAGAAGAATTAGAGGCAAATAATCGCGCGCATTCAGCCAAACTGCGTGTTGCTAAGAAAGTACATAAATAG
- the ftsL gene encoding cell division protein FtsL, with amino-acid sequence MLQEKRREATMRVIGDKIKTFDRVEKAFYTSIILSGIVLAIGIVFLQTRLLQVQSEMAKVNQEISQKQVEIDDAKQAANELLRSARLMEIAEKAGLSFNNDNIGVAE; translated from the coding sequence ATGTTGCAAGAAAAACGTAGAGAAGCCACTATGCGGGTTATCGGTGATAAGATAAAAACATTTGATCGCGTTGAAAAAGCTTTCTATACTAGTATTATTTTGTCGGGTATTGTTTTAGCGATTGGAATTGTCTTTTTGCAAACAAGGCTCTTACAAGTTCAATCAGAAATGGCTAAGGTCAACCAAGAAATTAGTCAAAAGCAAGTTGAAATTGATGATGCAAAACAAGCTGCCAACGAATTATTGCGTTCGGCAAGATTGATGGAAATTGCTGAAAAGGCAGGCCTATCTTTTAATAATGATAATATTGGAGTAGCAGAGTAA
- the pbp2X gene encoding penicillin-binding protein PBP2X encodes MPRRNNKLLRYVLKNRYIPSKNRRRVGQSLLIVSIFVFFIFLINFAIIIGTDSKFGVDLSEGAQAVHQKEVTIQAKRGTIYDRTGVPIAEDSTTYTVYAIIDKEYVSELKDILYVQSTQFKQVAQIFNKYLGMEEDYVVQQLNQPDLKQVYFGTLGKNISYNTMSSIQEEMKTAGIEGIHFNASPGRMYPNGNFASIFVGLANPVENSDGSNSLQGVSGLEYYLNDILAGQDGKVVYEKDSQGRVLPGTEKVETETVNGQDVYTTISADLQRSLETNMDTFFNNAKGKYANATLVSAKTGEILATTQRPSYDPDTKEGLGAEGLLERSLLYQEAYEPGSTMKVLTVASSIDNGTFDPNETYTNNEYVIADAKINDWTLNAGYSAVTLNFAQGFSLSSNVGMTLLQQKMGDEKWLNYLTKFRYGYPTRFGMGDEAPGMVPEDNIVSIAMSSFGQGISANQAQMLRSFTAIANNGIMLEPKFISALYDPNTDTARVSSKEEVGNPVSEKAADDTLGYMINVGTDPVFGTLYSYDLQGPSIVVDGYDVAVKSGSAEIAGEDGQGYIKGAYINSVVAMVPAEDPEFIMYVTIRQPESLNVMSWRDIVNPTLKEAMLLKDSLNLDSAAPALSQVTTETEYKLPDLIGKSPGETAEELRRELVQPVILGNGSEIKNVSVEKGSVVAANQQILLLTNKFETMPDLYALTKENMDLFAEWTGIEVTYKGTGSKVVDQSVEVGTALKNTKKITITLGD; translated from the coding sequence ATGCCCAGAAGAAACAATAAACTCTTGCGATATGTCTTGAAAAATCGCTATATTCCTTCCAAAAATCGGCGGAGAGTAGGACAAAGTTTACTGATAGTGTCGATTTTTGTATTTTTTATTTTCCTGATTAATTTTGCAATTATTATAGGAACAGATTCAAAGTTTGGTGTTGACCTTTCTGAAGGAGCGCAGGCAGTTCATCAAAAAGAAGTGACCATACAGGCGAAACGTGGAACCATTTATGACCGAACGGGTGTTCCCATTGCAGAAGATTCAACGACCTATACAGTTTATGCGATTATTGATAAGGAATATGTTTCTGAGTTAAAAGATATTTTATATGTCCAATCTACACAATTTAAACAAGTTGCTCAGATATTTAATAAATATTTGGGAATGGAAGAGGACTATGTTGTCCAGCAATTGAATCAGCCAGATTTAAAGCAAGTATATTTTGGAACGCTCGGAAAAAATATCTCTTATAATACGATGTCATCTATTCAGGAAGAGATGAAAACTGCTGGAATTGAAGGGATTCATTTCAACGCTAGTCCAGGTCGAATGTATCCAAATGGGAATTTTGCTTCTATATTTGTTGGATTGGCTAATCCAGTCGAAAACTCTGATGGTAGCAATAGTTTGCAAGGAGTAAGCGGCTTAGAATATTATTTAAATGATATATTGGCTGGACAAGATGGTAAAGTTGTATACGAGAAAGACAGTCAAGGACGCGTCTTGCCAGGGACAGAAAAAGTTGAGACTGAGACCGTAAATGGTCAGGATGTTTACACGACAATTTCTGCAGATTTGCAACGATCGCTTGAAACAAATATGGATACTTTCTTTAACAATGCTAAAGGTAAGTATGCAAATGCCACCTTGGTTTCTGCGAAAACTGGTGAAATATTAGCAACAACACAACGCCCAAGTTATGATCCAGATACAAAAGAAGGGCTTGGTGCTGAAGGACTGCTGGAACGCTCCTTGCTATATCAAGAAGCTTATGAACCAGGATCAACTATGAAAGTTCTTACTGTAGCGTCGTCTATTGATAACGGAACTTTCGACCCAAATGAAACTTATACCAACAATGAATATGTGATTGCTGACGCAAAAATTAATGACTGGACACTTAATGCAGGCTACTCTGCGGTCACACTAAACTTCGCACAAGGCTTCTCTCTGTCCAGTAACGTTGGAATGACACTGCTTCAACAAAAAATGGGTGACGAGAAATGGTTGAATTATTTAACCAAATTCCGCTATGGCTATCCAACTCGTTTTGGTATGGGGGACGAGGCACCAGGAATGGTACCAGAGGATAACATTGTTTCTATCGCCATGTCATCGTTTGGTCAGGGGATTTCTGCAAACCAAGCACAGATGCTTCGTAGTTTTACAGCCATTGCGAACAATGGTATTATGCTAGAGCCTAAATTTATCTCAGCTCTTTATGATCCTAATACAGATACAGCTAGAGTTTCTTCGAAAGAAGAAGTGGGAAATCCTGTTTCAGAAAAAGCGGCGGACGATACTCTTGGATATATGATTAATGTCGGAACGGATCCTGTATTTGGGACACTCTATTCATACGATTTGCAGGGACCTTCAATTGTTGTTGATGGATATGATGTTGCAGTCAAATCTGGTTCGGCGGAGATTGCCGGTGAAGATGGGCAAGGGTATATTAAGGGTGCCTATATTAACTCCGTTGTGGCAATGGTACCTGCTGAAGATCCAGAATTTATCATGTATGTAACTATTCGACAACCGGAATCACTTAATGTTATGTCGTGGCGTGATATTGTCAATCCGACTTTAAAAGAGGCAATGTTACTAAAAGATAGCTTGAATCTCGATTCTGCAGCTCCTGCTTTGTCACAAGTAACGACAGAGACTGAATACAAATTACCGGATCTGATCGGTAAATCTCCAGGGGAAACTGCTGAAGAACTTCGTCGGGAGTTAGTTCAACCTGTTATTCTAGGAAACGGTTCTGAAATCAAGAATGTTTCTGTGGAAAAAGGAAGCGTGGTCGCAGCCAATCAACAGATTCTCTTATTAACCAATAAATTTGAAACAATGCCAGACCTATATGCCTTAACTAAAGAGAATATGGACCTTTTTGCAGAATGGACGGGTATTGAGGTGACCTATAAGGGCACTGGTTCAAAAGTGGTTGATCAAAGTGTTGAAGTTGGAACTGCTTTGAAGAATACAAAGAAAATTACAATTACTTTAGGAGACTAA
- the mraY gene encoding phospho-N-acetylmuramoyl-pentapeptide-transferase has translation MQFALMSGLVAFLATVVLIPRFITFYQAKRIEGQQMHEDVKQHQFKAGTPTMGGTVFLVVAILVSFIFVAMTHMLTGGVIAILFILALYGLVGFLDDFLKIFRKINEGLNPKQKLALQILGGIVFYFVHVRGAGGGELNAFGYMLNLGVLYFPFVLFWLVGFSNAVNLTDGIDGLASISVVISLLAYSVIAYKEQKFDILLVCLTMIGGLLGFFVYNHKPAKIFMGDVGSLALGGMLATISIALRQEWTLLLIGLVYVLETSSVMLQVSYFKFTKKRFGEGRRIFRMTPFHHHLELGGLTGKAEKWSEWKVDAFLWSVGLVMSLITLAILYL, from the coding sequence ATGCAATTTGCACTTATGTCGGGATTAGTTGCCTTTTTGGCAACAGTAGTCTTAATCCCTCGATTTATTACTTTTTATCAAGCTAAACGCATTGAAGGCCAACAGATGCATGAAGATGTCAAGCAGCATCAATTCAAGGCAGGAACACCAACGATGGGGGGTACTGTTTTTCTAGTAGTTGCGATCCTGGTTAGTTTTATCTTCGTAGCAATGACTCACATGTTGACTGGTGGCGTTATTGCTATTCTATTCATTTTAGCCCTCTATGGTTTAGTGGGATTCTTGGATGATTTTCTGAAAATTTTCCGTAAAATTAATGAAGGCTTGAATCCTAAACAAAAATTGGCTTTGCAAATTTTGGGTGGTATCGTCTTCTACTTTGTGCATGTTCGAGGAGCTGGTGGGGGTGAACTAAACGCATTTGGCTATATGCTAAATCTGGGAGTTCTCTATTTTCCTTTTGTACTATTTTGGTTGGTTGGCTTTTCAAATGCTGTCAACTTGACCGATGGTATTGATGGACTTGCCTCTATCTCAGTCGTCATTAGTTTATTAGCGTATTCTGTTATTGCTTATAAAGAGCAGAAGTTTGATATTCTTTTAGTCTGCTTGACCATGATTGGTGGTTTGCTTGGATTCTTTGTTTACAACCACAAACCTGCTAAAATTTTCATGGGGGACGTAGGAAGTTTAGCGCTCGGAGGTATGTTGGCGACAATTTCGATTGCTCTTCGTCAAGAATGGACCCTCCTCCTCATTGGTTTGGTTTATGTGCTTGAGACTTCTTCGGTGATGTTGCAAGTTTCATATTTCAAATTTACGAAGAAACGCTTTGGAGAAGGTCGTCGTATTTTCCGTATGACTCCTTTCCATCACCATTTGGAGCTTGGAGGATTGACCGGTAAAGCTGAAAAATGGAGCGAATGGAAGGTGGATGCCTTTCTTTGGTCGGTAGGACTGGTTATGAGTTTAATTACCTTGGCTATACTTTATTTATAG
- a CDS encoding DEAD/DEAH box helicase yields MKFTDMKLKPYLQEALKEINFVQPTEVQEKLIPVVLSGRDLIGESKTGSGKTHTFLIPIFQKLDEEVDQVQAVITAPSRELSTQIYQAARQLASHSETEIRVSNYVGGTDKNRQIDKLQAGQPHIVVGTPGRIYDLVQSGDLAIHKAKIFVVDEADMTLDMGFLETVDKIAGSLPKDLQFMVFSATIPQKLQPFLKKYLSNPVMEQIKTHTVISDTIENWLISTKGRDRNAQVLEATKLMQPYLAMIFVNTKTRADELHSYLTENGLRVAKIHGDIPPRERKRIMNQVKNLDYQYIVATDLAARGIDIEGVSHVINDAIPQDLSFFVHRVGRTGRNGLPGIAITLYQPSDDEDIRELEKLNIKFLPKEMKNGEFVDTYDRDRRVNREKSREKLDLEMIGLVKKKKKKVKPGYKKKIQWAVDEKRRKNKRVEARAKGRAERKAKRQTF; encoded by the coding sequence ATGAAATTTACAGATATGAAGCTCAAGCCTTATCTTCAAGAGGCATTGAAAGAAATAAACTTTGTCCAGCCGACAGAAGTACAGGAAAAATTGATTCCGGTAGTTTTGTCAGGGCGTGACTTGATTGGAGAATCAAAGACAGGATCAGGGAAAACCCACACTTTTTTGATTCCAATATTTCAAAAATTAGATGAAGAAGTAGACCAAGTTCAAGCAGTTATTACGGCACCATCGCGCGAATTGTCAACCCAAATCTATCAGGCAGCTCGTCAGCTGGCTAGTCATTCTGAGACCGAAATTCGAGTCAGCAATTATGTAGGTGGTACAGACAAGAATCGCCAGATTGACAAGCTCCAAGCTGGGCAACCTCACATAGTCGTTGGAACACCGGGGCGGATTTATGATTTGGTGCAATCAGGAGATCTTGCTATTCACAAGGCGAAAATCTTTGTAGTAGATGAGGCTGATATGACACTGGATATGGGCTTCTTAGAAACAGTGGATAAAATTGCTGGAAGTTTGCCTAAAGATCTGCAATTTATGGTCTTCTCAGCGACTATTCCGCAAAAACTGCAGCCATTTTTGAAAAAATACTTGTCCAACCCTGTTATGGAACAAATCAAGACCCACACTGTGATTTCTGACACGATTGAAAATTGGTTGATTTCGACAAAGGGTCGTGACCGTAATGCTCAGGTTTTAGAGGCAACTAAGCTCATGCAACCTTATTTGGCAATGATTTTTGTGAATACTAAGACGCGTGCGGATGAATTGCATAGCTATCTGACAGAAAACGGTCTTCGTGTTGCAAAGATTCATGGGGACATTCCGCCACGTGAGCGGAAGCGAATCATGAATCAGGTGAAAAACTTAGACTATCAATACATTGTAGCGACCGACTTGGCTGCTCGTGGTATAGATATTGAGGGTGTCAGCCATGTCATTAATGATGCCATTCCACAAGACCTTTCTTTCTTTGTACACCGTGTCGGACGTACAGGACGTAACGGTTTACCAGGTATTGCCATTACCCTTTATCAACCGAGTGATGATGAAGATATTCGAGAATTAGAAAAACTAAATATCAAATTCTTACCGAAAGAAATGAAAAATGGTGAGTTTGTTGATACCTATGACCGTGATCGTCGTGTAAATCGTGAAAAGTCTCGTGAAAAGCTAGATTTGGAAATGATTGGTTTGGTCAAGAAGAAAAAGAAAAAAGTCAAACCAGGCTACAAAAAGAAAATTCAGTGGGCTGTTGATGAGAAGCGTCGGAAGAACAAACGAGTTGAAGCGCGTGCTAAAGGCCGTGCGGAACGGAAGGCAAAACGTCAAACCTTTTAA
- a CDS encoding DUF4059 family protein, producing the protein MLQNILSFYLQGLLIAAIFVIVISFIWFVIRASKGVDKTLQERHDFLFDLLMINVMTIPIVAFGFVSIILMIKV; encoded by the coding sequence ATGTTACAAAATATTTTAAGCTTTTATTTACAAGGACTCTTGATTGCAGCGATTTTTGTTATTGTGATTAGTTTTATTTGGTTTGTAATCCGCGCTAGCAAGGGCGTAGATAAGACCTTACAAGAACGACACGACTTTTTATTTGATTTACTGATGATTAATGTTATGACGATTCCGATTGTGGCTTTTGGATTCGTCAGTATCATTTTGATGATAAAAGTATAG
- the trxB gene encoding thioredoxin-disulfide reductase — protein MYDTIVIGAGPAGMTAALYAGRSNLKVALLERGIYGGQMNNTAEIENYPGYDHISGPALAEKMFEPLEKFGVDHIFGSLIRIEENGPIKKVITEDGVLETKSIILAMGAKHRLLGVPGEDTYNSRGVSYCAVCDGAFFRGQKLLVVGGGDSAVEEALFLTQFAESVTIVHRRDQLRAQKVIQDRAFANEKINFIWDSVVEEIKGDDLRLQSVVIKNVKTEEVSELDFGGVFIYVGLDPMTESVADLGITDEAGWVVTNEKMETSKAGIYAIGDIRQNQLRQIATAVGNGAVAGQEVYNYITELAE, from the coding sequence ATGTACGATACAATTGTAATTGGTGCAGGCCCAGCCGGGATGACAGCAGCGCTGTATGCGGGGCGGAGCAATCTAAAAGTGGCCTTATTAGAACGTGGTATTTATGGCGGACAGATGAACAATACCGCTGAAATCGAAAACTATCCGGGTTACGACCATATCTCAGGTCCCGCCTTGGCGGAAAAGATGTTTGAGCCTCTGGAAAAATTTGGAGTGGATCATATTTTTGGATCCTTGATTCGAATTGAAGAGAATGGTCCTATTAAAAAAGTTATCACTGAAGATGGCGTTTTGGAAACCAAGTCAATCATTCTGGCTATGGGTGCAAAACATCGCTTGCTTGGTGTGCCTGGAGAAGATACATACAATAGTCGTGGTGTTTCATACTGTGCAGTTTGTGACGGTGCTTTCTTTAGAGGTCAAAAACTCTTGGTTGTCGGAGGTGGCGATTCTGCGGTAGAAGAAGCTTTATTCTTGACTCAATTTGCCGAGTCAGTGACCATTGTTCACCGAAGAGACCAGCTTCGTGCCCAAAAGGTCATTCAAGACCGTGCATTTGCCAACGAAAAAATAAATTTCATATGGGATAGCGTAGTGGAAGAAATCAAGGGTGATGACCTTCGTTTGCAAAGTGTTGTTATTAAAAATGTAAAAACAGAAGAAGTCAGTGAACTTGATTTTGGTGGCGTCTTTATCTATGTTGGTTTGGATCCGATGACAGAATCGGTTGCAGATTTAGGAATTACGGATGAAGCTGGCTGGGTCGTTACAAATGAAAAAATGGAAACGAGCAAGGCTGGTATTTATGCCATCGGCGATATTCGCCAAAATCAACTTCGTCAAATTGCAACTGCAGTTGGAAATGGAGCAGTTGCTGGACAAGAAGTTTACAACTACATCACAGAACTAGCTGAATAG
- a CDS encoding YceD family protein, translating to MFHIYDIQKNPDGISFEKTLDLQEELQARNSEVLGLSPVQVSGNVRFESGFFFLDYQMTYDITLASSRSLQPVVLHEVQEVNELFVANEAVLKEQDLIDEDMVLVVENDQIVLDESVADNILLAIPIKVLSPDEEAEKDLPSGQSWTLMTEETFQQQAQEKKEANSPFAQLQGLFEEDE from the coding sequence ATGTTTCATATTTATGATATTCAGAAAAATCCAGATGGTATTTCCTTTGAAAAGACCTTGGATTTACAGGAAGAATTGCAGGCACGAAATAGTGAAGTTCTAGGATTGTCACCTGTACAAGTATCTGGTAATGTTCGATTTGAGTCTGGCTTCTTTTTCTTAGATTATCAGATGACCTATGATATCACCTTGGCTTCTAGTCGTTCACTACAACCAGTGGTTTTACATGAGGTTCAAGAGGTCAATGAGCTGTTTGTAGCTAACGAAGCCGTACTCAAAGAACAAGATTTGATTGATGAAGATATGGTTTTAGTGGTGGAAAATGATCAGATTGTCCTAGATGAAAGCGTGGCGGATAATATCTTGCTAGCTATTCCAATCAAGGTATTGTCACCTGATGAAGAAGCTGAAAAGGACTTACCGTCAGGTCAATCATGGACATTGATGACAGAAGAAACCTTCCAGCAGCAAGCGCAAGAAAAGAAAGAGGCTAATAGCCCCTTTGCTCAATTGCAAGGACTATTTGAAGAGGATGAGTAG
- the gndA gene encoding NADP-dependent phosphogluconate dehydrogenase, producing MTKANFGVVGMAVMGRNLALNVESRGYTVAIYNRSADKTEDVVASNPGKNLVPSYDVESFVASIEKPRRIMLMVQAGPGTDATIQALLPHLDEGDILIDGGNTFYEDTIRRSKELANSGINFIGTGVSGGEKGALEGPSIMPGGQKEAYDLVADVLEEISAKAPEDGAPCVTYIGPDGAGHYVKMVHNGIEYGDMQLIAESYDLMQHLLGLSVDEMADIFTEWNKGELDSYLIEITADILKRKDDEGQDGPIVDYILDAAGNKGTGKWTSQSSLDLGVPLSLITESVFARYISTYKEERVAASKVLPKPAPFAYEGDKAELVEKIRQALYFSKIMSYAQGFAQLRVASKENNWNLPFGEIAKIWRAGCIIRARFLQKITDAYGRDEDLANLLLDEYFLDVTAKYQQAVRDVVALAVQAGVPVPTFSAAITYFDSYRAENLPANLIQAQRDYFGAHTYNRKDKEGVFHYDWYSESK from the coding sequence ATGACAAAAGCAAATTTTGGTGTTGTAGGGATGGCTGTTATGGGCCGCAACCTTGCGCTTAACGTTGAATCACGTGGCTATACAGTAGCCATTTATAACCGTTCTGCTGATAAGACTGAGGATGTTGTGGCAAGCAACCCTGGAAAAAACTTGGTACCTAGTTATGATGTAGAAAGCTTTGTTGCTTCTATTGAAAAACCTCGCCGTATCATGTTGATGGTTCAAGCTGGACCTGGTACAGATGCAACAATCCAAGCATTGTTACCACACTTGGATGAAGGCGATATCTTGATTGATGGCGGTAACACTTTCTATGAAGACACAATCCGTCGTTCTAAAGAATTAGCAAACTCAGGAATTAACTTTATCGGAACAGGTGTATCTGGTGGTGAAAAAGGTGCCCTTGAGGGTCCTTCTATCATGCCTGGTGGTCAAAAAGAAGCCTATGACTTGGTAGCAGACGTTTTAGAAGAAATTTCAGCAAAAGCACCAGAAGATGGTGCGCCATGTGTTACATACATTGGTCCGGATGGTGCTGGTCATTATGTTAAAATGGTTCACAACGGTATCGAGTATGGAGATATGCAATTGATTGCTGAATCATATGATTTGATGCAACATTTGCTCGGCTTGTCTGTTGATGAAATGGCTGATATTTTCACTGAGTGGAATAAGGGTGAATTAGATAGCTACCTGATTGAAATCACTGCGGATATCTTGAAACGCAAAGATGATGAAGGCCAAGATGGACCAATCGTTGACTACATTTTGGATGCGGCTGGTAACAAGGGAACTGGTAAATGGACAAGCCAATCATCACTTGACTTGGGTGTGCCATTGTCATTGATTACAGAATCTGTATTTGCTCGTTATATTTCTACATACAAAGAAGAACGTGTGGCTGCAAGTAAAGTTCTTCCAAAACCAGCTCCGTTTGCCTATGAAGGGGATAAGGCTGAATTGGTCGAAAAAATCCGTCAAGCCCTTTACTTCTCAAAAATTATGTCTTATGCACAAGGCTTTGCACAATTACGCGTAGCATCTAAAGAAAACAACTGGAACCTACCATTTGGTGAAATCGCAAAAATCTGGCGTGCGGGTTGTATCATTCGTGCTCGCTTCTTGCAAAAAATTACAGATGCATACGGCCGTGATGAAGATTTGGCAAACTTGCTTTTGGACGAATACTTCCTTGATGTAACAGCGAAATACCAACAGGCTGTTCGTGATGTTGTTGCTTTGGCAGTTCAAGCAGGAGTTCCTGTACCAACTTTCTCTGCAGCGATTACATACTTTGATAGCTATCGTGCTGAAAACTTACCAGCCAACTTGATTCAAGCACAACGTGACTATTTTGGTGCTCACACATATAACCGTAAAGACAAAGAAGGTGTCTTCCATTACGACTGGTATAGCGAATCAAAATAA
- a CDS encoding response regulator transcription factor: MAKKILIAGKERNLSHFVSMELQKKEYIVDYASTGKEALSLAHETDFDLVLMSFQLSDMSSKELAKELLAIKPATVMIVVVEPTEVAEHGEDVLTYAVFYVVKPFVISDLVEQISDIFRGRDFIETNCKQVHLHAAYRDLKVDFQNRTVTRGDELINLTRREYDLLATLMNSPEPVSREQLLERVWKYEAASETNVVDVYIRYLRGKLDVPGQASYIRTVRGVGYTMRD; the protein is encoded by the coding sequence ATGGCTAAGAAAATTTTGATTGCTGGGAAAGAGCGTAATCTTTCACATTTTGTTTCCATGGAACTTCAGAAGAAGGAGTATATCGTTGATTATGCTTCAACAGGGAAAGAAGCTTTATCACTAGCTCATGAGACAGACTTTGATTTGGTTTTGATGAGTTTCCAATTATCCGATATGTCCAGCAAGGAGTTGGCTAAGGAGCTTCTTGCAATCAAACCTGCTACGGTGATGATTGTAGTTGTCGAACCAACAGAAGTGGCTGAACATGGGGAAGATGTATTGACGTATGCGGTATTTTACGTTGTGAAGCCATTTGTTATTAGTGACTTGGTGGAACAAATTTCCGATATTTTCCGTGGTAGAGATTTTATTGAAACAAATTGTAAACAGGTTCATTTGCATGCGGCCTATCGAGATTTAAAAGTTGATTTTCAAAACCGAACGGTCACACGGGGAGATGAGTTAATCAACTTGACGCGTCGAGAATATGATTTGCTGGCGACATTGATGAATAGTCCAGAACCAGTTAGCCGAGAACAGCTTCTTGAACGAGTCTGGAAGTATGAAGCGGCCTCTGAAACCAATGTTGTGGATGTCTATATCCGTTATCTTCGTGGAAAATTAGATGTTCCAGGACAGGCTTCCTATATTCGGACGGTACGTGGTGTTGGCTATACCATGAGAGATTAG